A stretch of Mus musculus strain C57BL/6J chromosome 19, GRCm38.p6 C57BL/6J DNA encodes these proteins:
- the Pprc1 gene encoding peroxisome proliferator-activated receptor gamma coactivator-related protein 1 isoform X12, producing the protein MSTWLLSQAVGHLVSAPELHCRELGVSQPLPPSLKPVLGPLVWREVHEEGNDSSFVSLSRLGPSLREKDLEMEELILQDETLLETMQSYMDASLISLIEDFGESRLSLEDQNEMSLLTALTEILDNADSENLSPFDTIPDSELLVSPRESSSLHKLLNLSRTPPERDLITPIDPLGPSTGSSRVSGVEVPLADSPWDFSPPPFLETSSPKLPSWRPSRPRPRWGQSPPPQQRSDGEEEEEVAGFSGQMLAGKLDNSVNNVLDFPMHLACPEEEGTAEGADAPASAPGDESISSLSELVRAMHPYCLPNLTHLASLEGELEGQADADADELTLPEGCVVLEIVGQAATTGDDLEIPVVVRQIPSGSQSVLLDESLGSSPALQLLMPTMESETEAAVPEVAPCPDEELPLSSACLLEPREIMESLTPKEPQSLPASASQGSQKVPRKGRKKKNKEQPTACVEACTRRLRSSSRGQSTVSAEVNSQAGSSQKQPQEELQREAAALQSRGKPRAWARAWAAALEKTGSENLERSAGQDSPAEEDALDLCPKLLETSQANPTLSLNDSAQADSMPVDSVEGDSPAVGNAAPGDQASSGTELVGSLPVGPNLTSPVLADKKGIEPAVAIPTSDNLSPADVLANTVAADPVPNDPAPADPVLVKCRPTDPRRAAAAAAAAAQGSRPSLQSADHPKVVSPEGKDVVGPLKVEGSTSATTQEAKPRPLSLSEYRQRRQQRQTEAEDRNSQPPVVGKWPSLPETPTELADIPCLVPSAPARKTAPQRSPIAVPETVSVGSNPVSPTPEPSASKLMVSTHSEQVSSHEMPLAVRPPPPPLPSVSPAGPIPSTVPAPLPPFPPSVPPLLPLPSGGHGVPRLPPPPLQPPGLPVSMRQMPPDPYTQYAPVPPWSCYPSVSPPGYSCLPPPPTMPIVSGTPGTYAVPPTCNVPWVPPPAPVSPYSSSCAYGSLGWGPGLQQPPFWSTVSPPPLSSVPTGRAVPPTPVEPSGDPAGPPEDVLPGPVTPSLSSGPASPAAPPVEPTKPEAQPVPVSPQPKHKVSTLVQSPQIKAPPTLSTEGVVFEESVSERLKSETQENRPKEKPISTAIKSVPVPKQSAVAKLPAVHPARLRKLSFLPTPRAQGPEDVVQAFISEIGIEASDLSSLLEQFEKSEAKKECPLPASADSLAVGNSGSIDIPQEKKPLDRLQAPELANVAGLTPPATPPHQLWKPLAAVSLLAKAKSPKSTAQEGTLKPEGITEAKPPATACLQEGAHSPSPVHVGSGDHDYCVRSRTPPKRMPALVISEVGSRWNVKRHQDITIKPVLSLGSAAPPLPCTATSQEPLDHRTSVEQADPSAPCFAPSTLLSPEASPCRSEMNARTPPEPSDKQQSMRCYRKACRSVSPSSRGWQGRRGRSSRSVSSGSSRTSEASSSSSVSSSSRSRSRSRSRSFSPPNKRWRRSSCSSSGRSRRCSSSSSSSSSSSSCSSRSRSPSVSPCRRSDRRRRYSSYRANDHYQRQRVLQKERAIEERRVVFIGKIPGRMTRSELKQRFSVFGEIEECTIHFRVQGDNYGFVTYRYAEEAFAAIESGHKLRQADEQPFDLCFGGRRQFCKRSYSDLDSNREDFDPAPVKSKFDSLDFDTLLKQAQKNLRR; encoded by the exons ATGTCCACGtggctcctgtcccaggctgtcGGGCATCTAGTATCCGCGCCGGAGTTGCACTGCCGGGAACTGGGTGTGTCTCAGCCGCTCCCGCCATCTCTAAAGCCTGTGCTGGGACCTCTGGTCTGGAGGGAG GTCCATGAGGAAGGGAATGACTCTAGCTTTGTCAGTCTTTCTCGACTGGGCCCCTCTCTGAGGGAGAAAGACCTGGAAATGGAGGAACTGATACTGCAGGATGAGACCCTCCTGGAGACCATGCAGAGCTACATGGACGCCTCCCTTATATCCCTCATTGAGGATTTTGGAGAG AGCAGATTATCTCTGGAGGACCAGAATGAAATGTCGCTGCTCACAGCTCTGACGGAGATCTTGGACAATGCAGATTCTGAGAACCTGTCCCCTTTTGACACCATTCCTGATTCAGAGCTGCTCGTGTCCCCTCGGGAGAGCTCCTCT CTGCACAAGCTGCTCAATCTCTCTCGGACACCCCCAGAACGTGACCTTATCACCCCAATTGACCCTTTGGGGCCCAGCACAGGAAGTAGTCGGGTGAGTGGG GTTGAGGTGCCTCTTGCAGACTCTCCATGGGACTTCTCTCCGCCTCCTTTCTTGGAAACTTCTTCCCCTAAGCTGCCTAGCTGGAGACCCTCGAGACCAAGACCTCGATGGGGTCAGTCCCCTCCTCCTCAGCAGCGCAGtgatggggaagaggaggaggaggtcgcCGGTTTCAGTGGTCAGATGCTTGCTGGCAAACTCGACAACTCTGTGAACAATGTCCTGGACTTCCCCATGCACCTGGCATGCCCTGAGGAAGAAGGCACAGCCGAGGGAGCAGATGCGCCAGCGTCAGCCCCTGGTGACGAGAGCATCTCCTCCTTGAGTGAGCTGGTTCGGGCCATGCATCCCTACTGCTTGCCCAACCTCACCCACTTGGCATCCCTTGAGGGTGAACTTGAGGGACAGGCTGATGCTGACGCTGACGAGTTGACGCTGCCTGAGGGCTGTGTTGTACTGGAGATTGTTGGCCAGGCAGCCACAACTGGTGATGACCTCGAGATCCCAGTCGTGGTGCGGCAGATTCCTTCTGGATCCCAGTCTGTGCTCCTGGATGAGTCTCTAGGAAGCAGTCCTGCCTTGCAGTTACTCATGCCCACCATGGAGTCCGAGACCGAAGCTGCTGTGCCTGAAGTTGCTCCTTGCCCCGATGAAGAATTACCACTGAGCTCCGCCTGCTTATTGGAGCCCAGGGAAATCATGGAGTCATTGACACCCAAGGAACCTCAGAGCCTACCTGCCAGTGCAAGTCAGGGTTCTCAGAAAGTTCCCAGAAAGGgtaggaagaagaagaacaaggaaCAGCCAACAGCCTGTGTGGAAGCCTGTACCAGGCGGCTGAGGTCATCTTCTCGAGGACAGTCTACTGTGTCTGCAGAGGTGAACTCTCAGGCAGGCAGTTCACAGAAACAGCCCCAGGAAGAGCTTCAGAGAGAGGCTGCTGCCCTTCAGAGCAGAGGGAAGCCACGGGCTTGGGCTCGGGCCTGGGCAGCTGCCTTAGAGAAGACAGGGTCCGAGAATTTAGAGAGAAGTGCGGGACAGGATAGTCCTGCTGAAGAAGACGCACTGGATCTCTGTCCTAAGCTGCTTGAGACCAGCCAAGCCAACCCCACTCTCTCATTAAATGACTCTGCTCAAGCTGACTCCATGCCTGTTGACTCTGTTGAAGGTGATTCCCCTGCAGTTGGCAATGCTGCACCTGGTGATCAGGCTTCATCTGGTACAGAGCTGGTTGGTTCTCTCCCAGTAGGCCCAAACCTGACTAGCCCAGTCCTGGCTGACAAGAAAGGAATTGAACCTGCAGTGGCTATTCCCACTTCGGATAACTTGTCTCCAGCTGatgtcctagcaaacacagtggCAGCTGACCCTGTTCCAAATGACCCTGCTCCAGCAGATCCTGTGCTAGTTAAGTGCAGACCCACTGATCCTAGGcgtgctgcagcagcagcagcagcagcagctcaggggAGTCGTCCTTCCCTACAGTCCGCAGACCATCCTAAGGTCGTCAGCCCTGAAGGCAAGGATGTTGTAGGTCCTCTGAAGGTGGAAGGTAGTACCAGCGCTACAACCCAGGAAGCCAAACCTCGGCCTCTCAGCCTATCTGAGTACCGTCAGCGAAGGCAGCAACGGCAAACGGAAGCAGAAGACAGGAATTCTCAGCCCCCAGTTGTTGGCAAGTGGCCTAGTCTCCCAGAGACCCCCACAGAACTGGCAGATATCCCTTGCCTTGTTCCATCAGCCCCAGCCAGGAAGACAGCTCCACAGAGAAGCCCTATAGCTGTACCAGAGACTGTGTCTGTGGGTTCTAATCCTGTTTCCCCTACTCCTGAGCCATCTGCAAGCAAACTTATGGTTTCAACTCACTCTGAACAGGTGTCATCTCATGAGATGCCACTTGCAGTTAGACCACCCCCTCCTCCTTTGCCGTCTGTGTCTCCTGCTGGACCCATCCCGTCCACGGTGCCCGCTCCTTTGCCTCCTTTCCCTCCGAGTGTACCGCCTTTGCTTCCTCTTCCTTCAGGTGGCCATGGAGTCCCCCGCCTGCCCCCACCTCCTTTGCAACCTCCTGGACTTCCAGTATCAATGAGACAAATGCCACCTGACCCCTATACTCAGTATGCCCCTGTGCCACCCTGGTCTTGTTACCCCTCTGTGTCCCCTCCGGGCTATTCTTGTTTGCCCCCACCACCAACGATGCCCATAGTATCTGGTACTCCTGGTACCTATGCTGTGCCCCCAACTTGCAATGTGCCTTGGGTACCCCCTCCTGCACCAGTTTCACCTTACAGCTCCAGCTGTGCCTATGGATCCCTTGGGTGGGGCCCAGGGCTGCAACAGCCTCCCTTTTGGTCTACTGTTTCTCCACCTCCGTTGTCTTCAGTCCCTACTGGAAGAGCTGTTCCCCCGACCCCCGTGGAACCCAGTGGTGATCCCGCTGGTCCTCCTGAAGATGTGCTTCCTGGGCCAGTGACTCCTTCCCTAAGCTCCGGGCCGGCCAGCCCCGCAGCTCCACCAGTAGAACCTACAAAGCCGGAGGCTCAGCCAGTGCCTGTATCTCCCCAGCCGAAACACAAAGTGTCCACCTTGGTACAGAGTCCCCAGATCAAGGCTCCACCGACTTTGTCTACTGAGGGTGTAGTTTTTGAGGAGTCTGTATCAGAGAGGCTAAAGTCTGAGACCCAGGAGAACAGACCAAAGGAGAAGCCCATCTCTACAGCTATCAAGTCTGTCCCTGTGCCAAAGCAGAGCGCTGTTGCAAAGCTACCTGCTGTCCATCCAGCCCGTCTAAGGAAGCTGTCCTTCCTGCCCACCCCACGTGCTCAGGGTCCTGAGGATGTGGTGCAGGCGTTCATCAGTGAGATTG GGATCGAAGCATCAGATCTGTCGAGTCTGTTGGAGCAGTTTGAGAAGTCAGAAG CCAAAAAGGAGTGTCCTCTCCCGGCTTCTGCTGACAGCTTGGCTGTAGGAAACTCAGG CAGCATTGACATTCCCCAGGAGAAGAAGCCCTTAGACCGGTTACAAGCCCCAGAACTGGCCAACGTGGCAG ggCTCACCCCTCCAGCTACCCCTCCCCACCAGTTATGGAAACCCCTGGCTGCTGTCTCACTCTTGGCGAAAGCCAAATCTCCTAAATCCACCGCCCAAGAGGGAACCCTGAAGCCTGAAGGAATTACAGAGGCCAAACCTCCAGCTACAGCCTGCCTCCAAGAAGGGGCCCACAGCCCTAGTCCAgtccatgtgggctctggggaccaTGACTATTGTGTCCGAAGCAGGACACCCCCAAAAAGGATGCCTGCCCTAGTCATCTCAGAGGTGGGCTCCCGATGGAATGTCAAGCGCCATCAGGACATCACCATCAAGCCTGTGTTGTCATTGGGCTCAGCTGCACCCCCACTCCCATGCACGGCTACTTCCCAGGAGCCTCTTGATCACAGGACTAGCGTTGAGCAGGCAGATCCTTCAGCGCCTTGTTTTGCCCCATCCACCTTGCTGTCTCCTGAGGCTTCACCCTGCCGGAGTGAAATGAACGCTAGGACTCCCCCTGAGCCCTCAGACAAGCAGCAGTCAATGCGCTGTTACCGAAAAGCCTGCAGATCAGTCAGCCCCTCAAGTAGGGGCTGGCAAGGCCGCCGTGGCCGCAGTAGCCGTTCTGTCAGCTCTGGGTCCAGCCGGACCAGTGAAGCGTCCTCGTCCTCATCGGTGTCTTCCTCATCCCGATCCCGGTCCCGGTCCAGGTCCAGGTCCTTCTCCCCCCCCAACAAGAGGTGGCGAAG GTCCAGCTGCAGTTCCTCTGGACGGTCCAGAAGGtgttcatcctcctcctcctcctcctcttcctcctcatcgtGCAGTTCCAGAAGCCGGTCTCCCTCTGTGTCCCCTTGCAGGAGAAGTGACCGGAGGCGGCG GTACAGCTCTTACCGTGCAAATGACCATTACCAAAGGCAGAGAGTGCTACAGAAGGAGCGTGCAATA gaagagagaagggtgGTCTTCATTGGGAAAATACCTGGCCGAATGACTCGGTCGGAGCTGAAACAGAGGTTCTCTGTTTTTGGAGAAATTGAGGAGTGTACCATTCATTTTCGTGTCCAAGG TGACAACTATGGTTTCGTCACTTACCGTTATGCTGAAGAGGCATTTGCAGCCATTGAGAGTGGCCACAAGTTGCGGCAGGCAGACGAGCAGCCCTTTGATCTCTGCTTTGGGGGCCGAAGGCAGTTCTGCAAGAGGAGTTACTCTGACCTTG ACTCCAATCGGGAAGACTTTGATCCTGCTCCTGTAAAGAGCAAATTCGATTCACTTGACTTTGATACATTGTTGAAACAGGCCCAGAAGAACCTCAGGAGGTAA
- the Pprc1 gene encoding peroxisome proliferator-activated receptor gamma coactivator-related protein 1 isoform X11 encodes MSTWLLSQAVGHLVSAPELHCRELGVSQPLPPSLKPVLGPLVWREVHEEGNDSSFVSLSRLGPSLREKDLEMEELILQDETLLETMQSYMDASLISLIEDFGEQSRLSLEDQNEMSLLTALTEILDNADSENLSPFDTIPDSELLVSPRESSSLHKLLNLSRTPPERDLITPIDPLGPSTGSSRVSGVEVPLADSPWDFSPPPFLETSSPKLPSWRPSRPRPRWGQSPPPQQRSDGEEEEEVAGFSGQMLAGKLDNSVNNVLDFPMHLACPEEEGTAEGADAPASAPGDESISSLSELVRAMHPYCLPNLTHLASLEGELEGQADADADELTLPEGCVVLEIVGQAATTGDDLEIPVVVRQIPSGSQSVLLDESLGSSPALQLLMPTMESETEAAVPEVAPCPDEELPLSSACLLEPREIMESLTPKEPQSLPASASQGSQKVPRKGRKKKNKEQPTACVEACTRRLRSSSRGQSTVSAEVNSQAGSSQKQPQEELQREAAALQSRGKPRAWARAWAAALEKTGSENLERSAGQDSPAEEDALDLCPKLLETSQANPTLSLNDSAQADSMPVDSVEGDSPAVGNAAPGDQASSGTELVGSLPVGPNLTSPVLADKKGIEPAVAIPTSDNLSPADVLANTVAADPVPNDPAPADPVLVKCRPTDPRRAAAAAAAAAQGSRPSLQSADHPKVVSPEGKDVVGPLKVEGSTSATTQEAKPRPLSLSEYRQRRQQRQTEAEDRNSQPPVVGKWPSLPETPTELADIPCLVPSAPARKTAPQRSPIAVPETVSVGSNPVSPTPEPSASKLMVSTHSEQVSSHEMPLAVRPPPPPLPSVSPAGPIPSTVPAPLPPFPPSVPPLLPLPSGGHGVPRLPPPPLQPPGLPVSMRQMPPDPYTQYAPVPPWSCYPSVSPPGYSCLPPPPTMPIVSGTPGTYAVPPTCNVPWVPPPAPVSPYSSSCAYGSLGWGPGLQQPPFWSTVSPPPLSSVPTGRAVPPTPVEPSGDPAGPPEDVLPGPVTPSLSSGPASPAAPPVEPTKPEAQPVPVSPQPKHKVSTLVQSPQIKAPPTLSTEGVVFEESVSERLKSETQENRPKEKPISTAIKSVPVPKQSAVAKLPAVHPARLRKLSFLPTPRAQGPEDVVQAFISEIGIEASDLSSLLEQFEKSEAKKECPLPASADSLAVGNSGSIDIPQEKKPLDRLQAPELANVAGLTPPATPPHQLWKPLAAVSLLAKAKSPKSTAQEGTLKPEGITEAKPPATACLQEGAHSPSPVHVGSGDHDYCVRSRTPPKRMPALVISEVGSRWNVKRHQDITIKPVLSLGSAAPPLPCTATSQEPLDHRTSVEQADPSAPCFAPSTLLSPEASPCRSEMNARTPPEPSDKQQSMRCYRKACRSVSPSSRGWQGRRGRSSRSVSSGSSRTSEASSSSSVSSSSRSRSRSRSRSFSPPNKRWRRSSCSSSGRSRRCSSSSSSSSSSSSCSSRSRSPSVSPCRRSDRRRRYSSYRANDHYQRQRVLQKERAIEERRVVFIGKIPGRMTRSELKQRFSVFGEIEECTIHFRVQGDNYGFVTYRYAEEAFAAIESGHKLRQADEQPFDLCFGGRRQFCKRSYSDLDSNREDFDPAPVKSKFDSLDFDTLLKQAQKNLRR; translated from the exons ATGTCCACGtggctcctgtcccaggctgtcGGGCATCTAGTATCCGCGCCGGAGTTGCACTGCCGGGAACTGGGTGTGTCTCAGCCGCTCCCGCCATCTCTAAAGCCTGTGCTGGGACCTCTGGTCTGGAGGGAG GTCCATGAGGAAGGGAATGACTCTAGCTTTGTCAGTCTTTCTCGACTGGGCCCCTCTCTGAGGGAGAAAGACCTGGAAATGGAGGAACTGATACTGCAGGATGAGACCCTCCTGGAGACCATGCAGAGCTACATGGACGCCTCCCTTATATCCCTCATTGAGGATTTTGGAGAG CAGAGCAGATTATCTCTGGAGGACCAGAATGAAATGTCGCTGCTCACAGCTCTGACGGAGATCTTGGACAATGCAGATTCTGAGAACCTGTCCCCTTTTGACACCATTCCTGATTCAGAGCTGCTCGTGTCCCCTCGGGAGAGCTCCTCT CTGCACAAGCTGCTCAATCTCTCTCGGACACCCCCAGAACGTGACCTTATCACCCCAATTGACCCTTTGGGGCCCAGCACAGGAAGTAGTCGGGTGAGTGGG GTTGAGGTGCCTCTTGCAGACTCTCCATGGGACTTCTCTCCGCCTCCTTTCTTGGAAACTTCTTCCCCTAAGCTGCCTAGCTGGAGACCCTCGAGACCAAGACCTCGATGGGGTCAGTCCCCTCCTCCTCAGCAGCGCAGtgatggggaagaggaggaggaggtcgcCGGTTTCAGTGGTCAGATGCTTGCTGGCAAACTCGACAACTCTGTGAACAATGTCCTGGACTTCCCCATGCACCTGGCATGCCCTGAGGAAGAAGGCACAGCCGAGGGAGCAGATGCGCCAGCGTCAGCCCCTGGTGACGAGAGCATCTCCTCCTTGAGTGAGCTGGTTCGGGCCATGCATCCCTACTGCTTGCCCAACCTCACCCACTTGGCATCCCTTGAGGGTGAACTTGAGGGACAGGCTGATGCTGACGCTGACGAGTTGACGCTGCCTGAGGGCTGTGTTGTACTGGAGATTGTTGGCCAGGCAGCCACAACTGGTGATGACCTCGAGATCCCAGTCGTGGTGCGGCAGATTCCTTCTGGATCCCAGTCTGTGCTCCTGGATGAGTCTCTAGGAAGCAGTCCTGCCTTGCAGTTACTCATGCCCACCATGGAGTCCGAGACCGAAGCTGCTGTGCCTGAAGTTGCTCCTTGCCCCGATGAAGAATTACCACTGAGCTCCGCCTGCTTATTGGAGCCCAGGGAAATCATGGAGTCATTGACACCCAAGGAACCTCAGAGCCTACCTGCCAGTGCAAGTCAGGGTTCTCAGAAAGTTCCCAGAAAGGgtaggaagaagaagaacaaggaaCAGCCAACAGCCTGTGTGGAAGCCTGTACCAGGCGGCTGAGGTCATCTTCTCGAGGACAGTCTACTGTGTCTGCAGAGGTGAACTCTCAGGCAGGCAGTTCACAGAAACAGCCCCAGGAAGAGCTTCAGAGAGAGGCTGCTGCCCTTCAGAGCAGAGGGAAGCCACGGGCTTGGGCTCGGGCCTGGGCAGCTGCCTTAGAGAAGACAGGGTCCGAGAATTTAGAGAGAAGTGCGGGACAGGATAGTCCTGCTGAAGAAGACGCACTGGATCTCTGTCCTAAGCTGCTTGAGACCAGCCAAGCCAACCCCACTCTCTCATTAAATGACTCTGCTCAAGCTGACTCCATGCCTGTTGACTCTGTTGAAGGTGATTCCCCTGCAGTTGGCAATGCTGCACCTGGTGATCAGGCTTCATCTGGTACAGAGCTGGTTGGTTCTCTCCCAGTAGGCCCAAACCTGACTAGCCCAGTCCTGGCTGACAAGAAAGGAATTGAACCTGCAGTGGCTATTCCCACTTCGGATAACTTGTCTCCAGCTGatgtcctagcaaacacagtggCAGCTGACCCTGTTCCAAATGACCCTGCTCCAGCAGATCCTGTGCTAGTTAAGTGCAGACCCACTGATCCTAGGcgtgctgcagcagcagcagcagcagcagctcaggggAGTCGTCCTTCCCTACAGTCCGCAGACCATCCTAAGGTCGTCAGCCCTGAAGGCAAGGATGTTGTAGGTCCTCTGAAGGTGGAAGGTAGTACCAGCGCTACAACCCAGGAAGCCAAACCTCGGCCTCTCAGCCTATCTGAGTACCGTCAGCGAAGGCAGCAACGGCAAACGGAAGCAGAAGACAGGAATTCTCAGCCCCCAGTTGTTGGCAAGTGGCCTAGTCTCCCAGAGACCCCCACAGAACTGGCAGATATCCCTTGCCTTGTTCCATCAGCCCCAGCCAGGAAGACAGCTCCACAGAGAAGCCCTATAGCTGTACCAGAGACTGTGTCTGTGGGTTCTAATCCTGTTTCCCCTACTCCTGAGCCATCTGCAAGCAAACTTATGGTTTCAACTCACTCTGAACAGGTGTCATCTCATGAGATGCCACTTGCAGTTAGACCACCCCCTCCTCCTTTGCCGTCTGTGTCTCCTGCTGGACCCATCCCGTCCACGGTGCCCGCTCCTTTGCCTCCTTTCCCTCCGAGTGTACCGCCTTTGCTTCCTCTTCCTTCAGGTGGCCATGGAGTCCCCCGCCTGCCCCCACCTCCTTTGCAACCTCCTGGACTTCCAGTATCAATGAGACAAATGCCACCTGACCCCTATACTCAGTATGCCCCTGTGCCACCCTGGTCTTGTTACCCCTCTGTGTCCCCTCCGGGCTATTCTTGTTTGCCCCCACCACCAACGATGCCCATAGTATCTGGTACTCCTGGTACCTATGCTGTGCCCCCAACTTGCAATGTGCCTTGGGTACCCCCTCCTGCACCAGTTTCACCTTACAGCTCCAGCTGTGCCTATGGATCCCTTGGGTGGGGCCCAGGGCTGCAACAGCCTCCCTTTTGGTCTACTGTTTCTCCACCTCCGTTGTCTTCAGTCCCTACTGGAAGAGCTGTTCCCCCGACCCCCGTGGAACCCAGTGGTGATCCCGCTGGTCCTCCTGAAGATGTGCTTCCTGGGCCAGTGACTCCTTCCCTAAGCTCCGGGCCGGCCAGCCCCGCAGCTCCACCAGTAGAACCTACAAAGCCGGAGGCTCAGCCAGTGCCTGTATCTCCCCAGCCGAAACACAAAGTGTCCACCTTGGTACAGAGTCCCCAGATCAAGGCTCCACCGACTTTGTCTACTGAGGGTGTAGTTTTTGAGGAGTCTGTATCAGAGAGGCTAAAGTCTGAGACCCAGGAGAACAGACCAAAGGAGAAGCCCATCTCTACAGCTATCAAGTCTGTCCCTGTGCCAAAGCAGAGCGCTGTTGCAAAGCTACCTGCTGTCCATCCAGCCCGTCTAAGGAAGCTGTCCTTCCTGCCCACCCCACGTGCTCAGGGTCCTGAGGATGTGGTGCAGGCGTTCATCAGTGAGATTG GGATCGAAGCATCAGATCTGTCGAGTCTGTTGGAGCAGTTTGAGAAGTCAGAAG CCAAAAAGGAGTGTCCTCTCCCGGCTTCTGCTGACAGCTTGGCTGTAGGAAACTCAGG CAGCATTGACATTCCCCAGGAGAAGAAGCCCTTAGACCGGTTACAAGCCCCAGAACTGGCCAACGTGGCAG ggCTCACCCCTCCAGCTACCCCTCCCCACCAGTTATGGAAACCCCTGGCTGCTGTCTCACTCTTGGCGAAAGCCAAATCTCCTAAATCCACCGCCCAAGAGGGAACCCTGAAGCCTGAAGGAATTACAGAGGCCAAACCTCCAGCTACAGCCTGCCTCCAAGAAGGGGCCCACAGCCCTAGTCCAgtccatgtgggctctggggaccaTGACTATTGTGTCCGAAGCAGGACACCCCCAAAAAGGATGCCTGCCCTAGTCATCTCAGAGGTGGGCTCCCGATGGAATGTCAAGCGCCATCAGGACATCACCATCAAGCCTGTGTTGTCATTGGGCTCAGCTGCACCCCCACTCCCATGCACGGCTACTTCCCAGGAGCCTCTTGATCACAGGACTAGCGTTGAGCAGGCAGATCCTTCAGCGCCTTGTTTTGCCCCATCCACCTTGCTGTCTCCTGAGGCTTCACCCTGCCGGAGTGAAATGAACGCTAGGACTCCCCCTGAGCCCTCAGACAAGCAGCAGTCAATGCGCTGTTACCGAAAAGCCTGCAGATCAGTCAGCCCCTCAAGTAGGGGCTGGCAAGGCCGCCGTGGCCGCAGTAGCCGTTCTGTCAGCTCTGGGTCCAGCCGGACCAGTGAAGCGTCCTCGTCCTCATCGGTGTCTTCCTCATCCCGATCCCGGTCCCGGTCCAGGTCCAGGTCCTTCTCCCCCCCCAACAAGAGGTGGCGAAG GTCCAGCTGCAGTTCCTCTGGACGGTCCAGAAGGtgttcatcctcctcctcctcctcctcttcctcctcatcgtGCAGTTCCAGAAGCCGGTCTCCCTCTGTGTCCCCTTGCAGGAGAAGTGACCGGAGGCGGCG GTACAGCTCTTACCGTGCAAATGACCATTACCAAAGGCAGAGAGTGCTACAGAAGGAGCGTGCAATA gaagagagaagggtgGTCTTCATTGGGAAAATACCTGGCCGAATGACTCGGTCGGAGCTGAAACAGAGGTTCTCTGTTTTTGGAGAAATTGAGGAGTGTACCATTCATTTTCGTGTCCAAGG TGACAACTATGGTTTCGTCACTTACCGTTATGCTGAAGAGGCATTTGCAGCCATTGAGAGTGGCCACAAGTTGCGGCAGGCAGACGAGCAGCCCTTTGATCTCTGCTTTGGGGGCCGAAGGCAGTTCTGCAAGAGGAGTTACTCTGACCTTG ACTCCAATCGGGAAGACTTTGATCCTGCTCCTGTAAAGAGCAAATTCGATTCACTTGACTTTGATACATTGTTGAAACAGGCCCAGAAGAACCTCAGGAGGTAA